The following proteins are co-located in the Silene latifolia isolate original U9 population chromosome 1, ASM4854445v1, whole genome shotgun sequence genome:
- the LOC141641865 gene encoding protein FAR1-RELATED SEQUENCE 5-like, whose protein sequence is MCKELVKGFENIGASLNDFKNFQRDIKCFIHERDGQLFIDRFKSMAETQPGFYFDYDVDSDGSLRRAIWADGIARRNYVAFGDVVSYDPTYSTNKYSMVFTPFTGVDNHKRSVTFCCAIIAKENHESFK, encoded by the coding sequence ATGTGTAAGGAGCTTGTTAAGGGTTTTGAGAATATTGGAGCTAGTTTGAAtgacttcaagaatttccaaAGAGACATTAAGTGTTTCATTCACGAGAGGGATGGACAGCTTTTTATTGATCGTTTCAAGAGCATGGCAGAAACTCAGCCAGGTTTCTACTTCGACTATGATGTGGACTCAGATGGTAGCCTGCGTAGGGCAATTTGGGCTGATGGTATTGCTAGGAGGAACTATGTCGCCTTTGGTGATGTTGTTTCTTATGACCCTACCTACTCGACAAACAAGTACTCAATGGTTTTCACCCCATTCACTGGTGTTGACAACCATAAACGATCCGTAACCTTTTGTTGCGCAATTATTGCAAAAGAAAATCATGAATCGTTTAAGTAG
- the LOC141641873 gene encoding protein FAR-RED IMPAIRED RESPONSE 1-like yields the protein MGGKEPEYLITDQDLGIMKAFPLVFKTAGHRFCMWHIMNKVPTKYGCSRADYQDFLKKLNAIIWDEDLDAEEFDDKWLEIMDQRIVGDVEWFADCYSIRKQWVMAHCKDLNMGAVMRTMQRSESENNFFKRFEHKSGTLVEFWMRFESAMEQQRHNTKRLDNENRQSNPKLSTKLAIESDGARVYTQDVFEEFQEEVKYSTDTCSFKGFVVLGNLEVSTVMDAERSRNFEVKFNPVARRWKKDAVRGTECIYDGEEIVDMDIIDAKQLEMTKLWSEVYETVGLLGGRDKEDVESLSKLIRDFREKLLPSVDELSKKEEMEKLLGCKASKEITILPPKYSKNKGSGKRLLSRKSKAIVIASKPKRMCNNCKQMGHHDKRNCPNPFAERPPQLQESSEEEEEEEQEEDEEEKEEGEEEDASEE from the exons ATGGGGGGTAAGGAACCAGAGTATTTAATAACCGATCAGGATCTGGGGATTATGAAAGCTTTTCCCCTTGTTTTCAAGACAGCAGGACATAGGTtttgtatgtggcatattatgAATAAGGTGCCTACTAAGTATGGTTGCTCGCGAGCTGATTACCAGGATTTCTTGAAGAAATTAAATGCTATCATATGGGACGAGGATCTTGATGCGGAGGAGTTTGATGATAAGTGGTTAGAAATAATGGATCAACGTATAGTTGGTGATGTTGAGTGGTTTGCTGACTGCTACTCTATAAGGAAGCAGTGGGTGATGGCCCATTGTAAAGACTTGAATATGGGTGCTGTAATGAGGACGATGCAGAGGTCAGAGAGTGAGAACAATTTTTTTAAGCGGTTTGAGCACAAATCTGGTACTTTGGTAGAGTTTTGGATGCGCTTTGAAAGTGCTATGGAACAACAAAGACACAATACAAAGAGACTTGACAACGAAAACCgacaatcaaaccctaaactgtCTACTAAGTTGGCAATAGAGAGTGACGGGGCAAGGGTTTACACTCAAGACGTGTTTGAGGAGTTTCAAGAGGAGGTGAAGTACTCCACTGATACATGTAGTTTCAAGGGTTTTGTGGTACTGGGTAACTTAGAGGTGAGTACCGTGATGGATGCAGAGAGAAGCCGTAATTTTGAAGTTAAGTTTAACCCAG TTGCCAGGAGATGGAAGAAAGATGCTGTGAGGGGAACTGAGTGCATTTATGACGGGGAGGAAATTGTGGACATGGATATCATCGACGCAAAACAGCTTGAGATGACGAAACTGTGGTCAGAAGTTTATGAGACCGTTGGATTACTTGGTGGCAGAGATAAGGAAGATGTTGAGAGCCTTTCCAAACTAATTAGAGACTTTCGAGAAAAGCTATTACCGTCAGTTGATGAACTGAGTAAAAAAGAAGAAATGGAAAAATTACTTGGCTGTAAAGCAAGTAAGGAGATCACTATACTACCACCTAAGTATTCGAAAAATAAGGGTAGTGGGAAAAGGTTATTGTCTAGGAAGTCGAAGGCGATTGTAATTGCAAGTAAGCCGAAACGGATGTGCAATAATTGCAAGCAAATGGGGCACCACGACAAGAGGAACTGCCCTAACCCGTTTGCAGAGCGTCCACCACAATTGCAAGAatcaagtgaagaagaagaagaggaggagcaGGAAGAGGACGAAGAGGAGAAAGAGGAGGGGGAAGAAGAGGATGCATCAGAAGAATAG